The following are encoded together in the Gemmatimonadaceae bacterium genome:
- a CDS encoding branched-chain amino acid transaminase has protein sequence MYKLTETNWIWRDGEFIRWQDAQIHVLSHSVQFGSSIFEGIRCYGTARGPAIFRLQDHLQRMMDSAKIYRMDLAFSIDELVAACCELVERNELDACYLRPMIIRGYGAASMVPFASPINVYLPCWPWGTYLGEGALENGVDACVASWNRVAPNTIPAMAKIAGNYLGGQLIKMEAMAKGFAEAIALGTDGMLSEGSGQNLFLVRKGTLYTPPIDGTLLPGITRESVLSLAAEAGIPIREEPLPREMLYIADEVFLSGTASEITPIRSVDKITVGAGKPGPVTKELQRIFLSTVRGEGQDPHGWLTYVRAERADARPLVSERRG, from the coding sequence GACGGCGAGTTCATTCGCTGGCAGGACGCGCAGATCCATGTGCTTTCGCACTCCGTGCAGTTCGGCTCCTCCATCTTCGAGGGGATTCGCTGCTACGGCACAGCTCGCGGACCGGCCATTTTCCGGCTCCAGGACCACCTGCAGCGCATGATGGATTCCGCCAAGATCTACCGGATGGATTTGGCGTTCTCAATCGATGAGCTGGTGGCGGCGTGCTGCGAGCTGGTCGAGCGAAACGAGCTCGATGCATGCTACCTGCGGCCGATGATCATCCGTGGATATGGGGCGGCGAGCATGGTTCCCTTTGCCAGCCCGATCAACGTGTACCTGCCCTGCTGGCCATGGGGGACGTACCTCGGCGAAGGCGCGCTCGAGAACGGCGTCGACGCATGCGTCGCGAGCTGGAATCGTGTCGCCCCGAACACGATTCCGGCGATGGCAAAGATCGCCGGCAATTACCTGGGCGGTCAGCTCATCAAGATGGAAGCGATGGCCAAGGGTTTCGCGGAGGCAATCGCGTTAGGCACCGACGGCATGCTGAGCGAAGGCTCCGGCCAGAATCTCTTCCTCGTGCGAAAAGGCACGTTGTACACGCCGCCGATAGACGGGACGCTGCTTCCCGGCATCACACGCGAGTCGGTGCTCTCGCTCGCGGCCGAGGCGGGTATTCCGATTCGCGAGGAGCCGCTGCCGCGCGAAATGCTGTATATCGCGGACGAAGTGTTCCTCTCGGGCACGGCGTCGGAGATCACGCCAATCCGCAGCGTCGACAAGATCACGGTTGGCGCGGGGAAGCCGGGGCCGGTGACGAAAGAGCTCCAGCGAATCTTCCTGTCGACGGTACGCGGCGAGGGGCAAGATCCGCACGGCTGGCTGACGTATGTCCGCGCCGAGCGTGCCGATGCGCGTCCGTTGGTCTCTGAGCGGAGAGGGTAG